One Gemmatimonadaceae bacterium DNA segment encodes these proteins:
- a CDS encoding S9 family peptidase, with translation MRILRASRSARRLTSAVGLLVGIIAATSPAMAQQRPMTLDDVLDLRSVGSVQLSPDGSRIVYTVSAWEHPAARDTSKGDRHDMRSHLWMVSRSGGDQRQLTFGERGESAPQWSPDGKLIAFVAARGTATGEDGPRPQLWLLPAAGGEAWQLTSARDGVSGYAWSPDGSRIAYLTTDSLSREAEAKVRRRDDPKPFEQDFRLRHAWVIDIASKKASKITGGDFTVQGTLNWSPDGTRLAILTSPTPMIRDERREAYILNVSTKEKERVNPPAGMSIQGTPEWSPDGKTLAYGALTVQWKGNGDGIAPRSLTNTVLMLHDVATGSAKNAFGTALDNSVGGELHWSPDGRTINFGVQDRVYSSVYAYDVASGRITALTKESMVRGASFSNDGRTVAFAMESPRAPAEVYAADASFSSPTRLTNTNPQLANITMGETEVVTWKSSDGWNVEGILLKPVGFQPGQKVPLLVSVHGGPTGAHTNGFKANWGNPGQYWAGKGWAVLYPNPRGSTGYGEKFMRGNIKDWGGGDYRDIMTGVDELVRRGIADSSKLAVSGWSYGGYMTGWVVSQTGRFKAAMMGAGLVNMESMYGTTDIPGYIGTFYDGMPQLDGSLDNKSLRFFRSRSAIQYSDKVTTPLLMLHGSADERVPIGQPMEYFRNLKDRGKTVELVFYPREGHGFQEYYHQADKMKREFEWIARHTLQPKVLQ, from the coding sequence ATGCGAATCCTGCGTGCGAGTCGCTCCGCCCGGCGCCTGACGAGCGCTGTCGGGCTGCTCGTCGGCATCATCGCCGCCACGTCGCCGGCGATGGCCCAGCAACGTCCCATGACGCTCGACGACGTGCTCGACCTGCGCAGCGTCGGGAGCGTGCAGCTCTCCCCGGACGGCTCACGTATCGTCTACACGGTGAGCGCGTGGGAGCACCCGGCCGCGCGCGACACCAGCAAGGGCGACCGGCACGACATGCGCTCGCACCTCTGGATGGTGTCGCGCAGCGGTGGCGACCAGCGGCAACTCACCTTTGGGGAGCGCGGCGAGTCGGCACCGCAGTGGTCACCCGACGGCAAGCTGATCGCCTTTGTTGCCGCGCGCGGCACGGCCACCGGCGAGGACGGCCCGCGACCGCAGCTGTGGCTCCTCCCTGCAGCTGGCGGTGAAGCGTGGCAACTCACCAGCGCCCGCGATGGCGTGAGCGGCTATGCCTGGTCGCCCGACGGCTCGCGCATCGCCTACCTCACCACCGACTCGCTCTCGCGCGAGGCCGAGGCCAAGGTGCGCCGCCGCGACGACCCCAAGCCGTTCGAGCAGGACTTCCGCCTGCGGCACGCCTGGGTCATCGACATCGCGTCGAAGAAGGCGAGCAAGATCACGGGGGGCGACTTCACGGTGCAGGGAACGCTCAACTGGTCGCCCGACGGGACGCGCCTCGCGATCCTCACCTCGCCCACGCCGATGATTCGCGACGAGCGTCGCGAGGCGTATATCCTGAACGTCTCGACTAAAGAGAAGGAGCGCGTCAATCCGCCGGCCGGGATGAGCATACAGGGGACGCCCGAGTGGTCGCCCGACGGGAAGACGCTCGCCTATGGTGCGCTCACCGTGCAATGGAAGGGGAACGGCGACGGGATCGCCCCGCGCTCGCTCACCAACACGGTCCTCATGCTGCACGACGTTGCCACCGGAAGCGCGAAGAACGCCTTCGGGACGGCGCTCGACAACTCGGTGGGCGGGGAGCTGCACTGGAGCCCGGATGGGCGCACGATAAACTTCGGCGTGCAGGACCGCGTGTACTCCTCGGTCTATGCCTACGACGTGGCGTCCGGTCGCATCACCGCGCTCACGAAGGAGTCGATGGTGCGCGGCGCATCGTTCTCGAACGATGGGCGCACCGTCGCCTTCGCGATGGAATCGCCCCGCGCCCCGGCCGAGGTGTACGCGGCCGATGCCTCGTTCAGCTCACCCACGCGCCTAACGAATACCAACCCGCAGCTCGCCAACATCACCATGGGCGAGACGGAGGTCGTCACGTGGAAGAGCAGCGACGGCTGGAACGTCGAGGGGATCCTTCTCAAGCCCGTCGGCTTCCAGCCGGGGCAGAAGGTCCCGCTCCTCGTGAGCGTGCACGGCGGCCCCACCGGGGCGCACACCAACGGCTTCAAGGCCAACTGGGGGAACCCGGGGCAGTACTGGGCCGGCAAGGGATGGGCGGTGCTCTATCCCAACCCGCGCGGGTCCACCGGCTACGGCGAGAAGTTCATGCGCGGCAACATCAAGGACTGGGGGGGCGGCGACTACCGCGACATCATGACCGGTGTCGATGAACTCGTCAGGCGCGGCATCGCCGACTCGTCCAAGCTCGCCGTGAGCGGGTGGAGCTACGGCGGCTACATGACCGGCTGGGTCGTTTCGCAGACCGGGCGCTTCAAGGCGGCGATGATGGGGGCCGGGCTCGTCAACATGGAGAGCATGTACGGCACCACCGACATCCCCGGCTACATCGGCACCTTCTACGACGGGATGCCGCAGCTCGACGGGTCGCTCGACAACAAGTCGCTGCGCTTCTTCCGCTCGCGCTCGGCCATCCAATACTCCGACAAGGTGACCACGCCGCTCCTCATGCTCCACGGCAGCGCCGACGAGCGCGTCCCCATCGGGCAGCCCATGGAGTACTTCCGCAACCTCAAGGACCGCGGGAAGACCGTCGAACTCGTCTTCTACCCGCGCGAGGGGCACGGCTTCCAGGAGTACTATCACCAGGCCGACAAGATGAAGCGCGAATTCGAATGGATCGCGCGCCACACGTTGCAGCCGAAGGTCCTGCAGTAA
- a CDS encoding sugar phosphate isomerase/epimerase yields the protein MGATTTTSPATRRLTRIGLELYSVRDAMRRDPDATLAAVAAMGYTEVELLWSFGNFGRTTQQVRDALTRTGLRARSAHVSPAAILVGWERSLEIARYLGQEYIICPSFTVDTERSLDDWKEWADRFNRAGQVARAAGIWVAMHNEPGHQRQLDGRVPFEVFAERIDPRYVRLQLDVGNMTMGGGDPLAFLAKYGDRCWSFHLKDVVPDRSRDTELGKGIVDLKRLLASIPDIDQKSFFVEQEGAKDSMASAKADFDYLSRLEF from the coding sequence ATGGGTGCCACGACGACCACGTCACCCGCTACTCGGCGACTCACGCGCATCGGGCTCGAGCTCTACTCGGTGCGCGACGCGATGCGGCGCGACCCGGACGCGACGCTCGCAGCGGTCGCCGCCATGGGCTACACCGAGGTCGAGTTGCTGTGGAGCTTCGGGAACTTTGGACGCACCACGCAGCAGGTGCGCGACGCCCTGACGCGCACCGGACTTCGCGCCCGCTCGGCCCATGTGTCCCCCGCCGCGATCCTCGTGGGGTGGGAGCGCTCGCTCGAGATCGCGCGCTATCTGGGGCAGGAGTACATCATCTGCCCGAGCTTCACCGTCGATACCGAGCGTTCGCTGGACGACTGGAAGGAGTGGGCCGACCGTTTCAACCGCGCCGGCCAGGTGGCGCGCGCGGCGGGAATCTGGGTGGCGATGCACAACGAACCCGGTCACCAGCGCCAGCTCGACGGTCGCGTCCCGTTCGAGGTCTTCGCCGAGCGTATCGATCCGCGTTATGTGCGCCTGCAGCTCGACGTGGGGAACATGACGATGGGGGGTGGCGACCCGCTCGCCTTCCTGGCGAAGTACGGCGACCGCTGCTGGTCATTCCACCTCAAGGATGTGGTCCCCGACCGCTCACGCGACACCGAGCTGGGGAAGGGAATCGTCGATCTCAAGCGCCTGCTCGCCTCCATTCCCGACATCGACCAGAAGTCCTTCTTCGTGGAGCAGGAGGGAGCGAAGGACTCGATGGCCAGTGCAAAGGCCGACTTCGACTACCTGTCGCGACTGGAGTTCTGA
- a CDS encoding N(4)-(beta-N-acetylglucosaminyl)-L-asparaginase, which yields MSISRRDFLATTATTAAALAIPASHSDALPSSPSVRWGELSRLPSALPIVVSSANGLRGVKVAYDQIVGGTDTLDAIIAGVNIQELDPEDQSVGLGGLPNEEGVVQLDASCMHGPTRRAGSVACLEDIATPSLVAKAVMDYTDHIMLAGQDARRFAVNMGFRTQNLLTEKSRQDWLRWKSRLNKRDFWLDHDDDIRIKYTHGTINMNAVSAAGDISSVTTTSGMAYKVPGRVGDSPIIGAGQYCDNTVGAAGSTGRGEANIKVCGAFLAVEFMRNGMSPEAALLKVCERVVAMTERRLLDERGRPYFDLNFYAVTKDGRYAGVSAYEGSTFAVCDDKGARLETCAYLYKSSERPKAVPDDA from the coding sequence ATGAGCATCTCGCGCCGCGACTTCCTCGCCACCACGGCGACCACCGCCGCCGCCCTCGCCATCCCTGCGTCGCACAGCGACGCACTCCCGTCTTCCCCCAGCGTTCGCTGGGGCGAGCTTTCCCGTCTCCCGTCCGCCCTCCCCATCGTCGTCTCCTCGGCCAACGGGTTGCGCGGGGTGAAAGTGGCGTACGACCAGATCGTGGGCGGGACCGACACGCTCGATGCGATCATCGCCGGGGTGAACATCCAGGAGCTCGATCCCGAGGACCAGTCGGTGGGGTTGGGCGGGCTGCCTAACGAAGAAGGGGTGGTGCAGCTCGATGCGTCGTGCATGCACGGCCCCACGCGGCGCGCCGGCTCGGTGGCCTGCCTCGAGGACATCGCCACGCCATCGCTGGTGGCCAAGGCGGTGATGGACTACACCGACCACATCATGCTGGCGGGGCAGGATGCGCGTCGCTTCGCGGTCAACATGGGGTTCCGGACGCAGAATCTGCTCACGGAGAAGAGCCGGCAGGACTGGCTGCGGTGGAAGTCGCGGCTCAACAAGCGCGACTTCTGGCTCGATCACGACGACGACATCCGCATCAAGTACACGCACGGCACCATCAACATGAACGCGGTGAGCGCCGCGGGCGACATTTCCTCGGTGACGACGACGAGCGGGATGGCCTACAAGGTTCCCGGGCGCGTGGGCGACTCGCCGATCATCGGGGCGGGGCAGTACTGCGACAACACCGTGGGAGCAGCCGGCTCCACGGGGCGCGGCGAGGCGAACATCAAGGTGTGCGGCGCCTTTCTCGCCGTAGAGTTCATGCGCAACGGCATGTCGCCCGAGGCGGCGTTGCTCAAGGTGTGCGAGCGCGTGGTGGCCATGACCGAGCGTCGCCTCCTCGACGAGCGCGGACGTCCGTACTTCGACCTCAACTTCTACGCGGTCACGAAGGATGGGCGCTACGCGGGTGTGTCGGCGTACGAGGGGAGCACGTTTGCCGTGTGCGACGACAAGGGGGCGCGACTGGAGACTTGCGCGTACCTCTACAAGTCGAGCGAGCGCCCCAAGGCGGTGCCTGACGACGCCTGA
- a CDS encoding leucine--tRNA ligase codes for MTNPNQPATAGDPGAYDPAAVEAKWQARWRDRGTNSCDIATGERPFYALMMFPYPSAEGLHVGNLFAFTGNDIYGRFHRQQGHTVFEPLGYDAFGIHSENYALKVGEHPMRLIPRNIANFRRQLERAGLMVDWDKSVDTTDPGYYKWTQWVFLQLYKHGVAYKKKAAVNWCPSCKTVLANEQVVGGHCERCGTLVEQRMLEQWFFRISDYAERLLDNLDVIDWSDTTKTAQRNWIGRSEGARLRFPVAGAGADAGAGAGAGDTGRATAAADIEVFTTRPDTVFGATYMVLAPEHPLVDVLTTEAQRAEVAAYRERAAKQDIVSRKTSKEKTGVFTGSSAINPATGKEVPVWIADYVLMEYGTGAIMAVPGHDERDFEFATVFQLPIVRVVAGPDSEAGTPLEGAYTDDAGGRLVNSGQFDGTPVAEAKKIVTTWLAGRGMGEAVTNYRLHDWCISRQRYWGPPIPIIYCDACGAQPVPESDLPVILPDIPDFRPDDSGISPLARHAEWYHVDCPQCGARGRRETDVSDTFLDSAWYFLRYPSVGHDDVPFDAAITRKWLPVNSYIGGNEHAVLHLLYSRFVTMVLHDMGCLHFEEPFTRFRAHGLIIREGAKMSKTKGNVVNPDQLIDEWGADSFRTYLMFLGPYEEGGDYRDAGISGVRRFLDRLWLAATLATSDGVPDAMVVRKLHQAIAKVTGDIPKLGYNTAIAALMEYMNTLRKGERTPHRAEVEPVIQMIAPFAPHVAEELWERFGHGTSVFDSGWPAFDADLAREDSIQLAVQVNGKLRGTLTVARDIQQGEAYAAALAEPGIARHVTGEPKKVVFVPGRLLNIVV; via the coding sequence ATGACAAATCCGAACCAACCCGCCACCGCCGGCGACCCCGGCGCTTACGATCCCGCTGCCGTCGAAGCCAAGTGGCAGGCGCGGTGGCGCGATCGCGGGACCAATAGCTGCGACATTGCGACGGGCGAGCGCCCGTTCTACGCGCTGATGATGTTCCCGTACCCGTCGGCCGAGGGGCTCCATGTGGGCAACCTCTTCGCCTTCACGGGGAACGACATCTATGGACGATTTCACCGGCAGCAGGGGCACACGGTCTTCGAGCCCCTGGGCTATGACGCGTTCGGGATCCACTCCGAGAACTACGCGCTCAAGGTCGGTGAGCATCCCATGCGTCTCATCCCGCGGAACATCGCCAACTTCCGCCGGCAGCTCGAGCGCGCGGGGCTGATGGTCGACTGGGACAAGTCGGTCGACACCACCGACCCCGGCTACTACAAGTGGACGCAGTGGGTCTTCTTGCAGCTGTACAAGCACGGCGTGGCCTATAAGAAGAAGGCAGCCGTCAACTGGTGTCCCAGCTGCAAGACGGTGTTGGCCAACGAGCAGGTGGTGGGCGGCCACTGCGAGCGCTGCGGGACGCTGGTGGAGCAGCGGATGCTGGAGCAGTGGTTCTTCCGCATCAGCGACTACGCCGAGCGGCTGCTCGACAACCTCGACGTCATCGACTGGTCCGACACCACCAAGACGGCGCAGCGCAACTGGATCGGGCGCAGCGAGGGGGCGCGCCTGCGCTTTCCGGTGGCCGGCGCTGGTGCCGACGCTGGTGCCGGCGCTGGTGCCGGTGACACCGGCCGCGCGACCGCCGCCGCCGACATCGAGGTCTTCACGACGCGACCGGACACGGTGTTTGGCGCCACCTACATGGTGCTCGCGCCGGAGCATCCGCTGGTGGACGTCCTCACAACCGAGGCGCAGCGCGCCGAGGTCGCGGCCTATCGCGAACGCGCGGCCAAGCAGGACATCGTCTCGCGCAAGACGAGCAAGGAGAAGACCGGGGTCTTCACCGGCTCCTCGGCGATCAACCCGGCGACGGGGAAGGAGGTCCCGGTCTGGATTGCCGACTACGTCCTGATGGAGTACGGGACGGGTGCCATCATGGCGGTCCCCGGGCACGACGAGCGCGACTTCGAGTTCGCCACCGTCTTCCAGCTCCCCATCGTGCGCGTGGTGGCCGGTCCCGACAGCGAGGCCGGGACACCGCTGGAGGGGGCCTACACCGATGATGCCGGCGGGCGCCTGGTGAACTCCGGGCAGTTCGACGGCACGCCGGTCGCGGAGGCGAAGAAGATCGTCACCACGTGGCTGGCCGGGCGCGGGATGGGGGAGGCGGTGACCAACTACCGCCTGCATGACTGGTGCATCTCGCGCCAGCGCTATTGGGGTCCGCCGATCCCGATCATCTATTGCGACGCGTGCGGGGCGCAGCCGGTACCGGAGTCCGACCTCCCGGTGATCCTGCCCGACATCCCCGACTTCCGCCCCGACGATTCCGGGATTTCGCCGCTGGCGCGCCATGCGGAGTGGTATCACGTCGATTGCCCGCAGTGCGGCGCGCGCGGACGCCGCGAGACCGACGTCTCCGACACCTTCCTCGACAGCGCGTGGTACTTCCTGCGCTACCCGAGCGTGGGACACGACGACGTCCCGTTCGACGCCGCGATCACGAGGAAGTGGCTCCCCGTCAACTCGTACATCGGGGGGAACGAACACGCGGTGTTGCACCTGCTGTACTCGCGCTTCGTCACCATGGTGCTGCACGACATGGGGTGCCTGCACTTCGAGGAGCCGTTCACCCGGTTCCGCGCGCACGGCCTCATCATTCGTGAAGGGGCCAAGATGTCGAAGACGAAGGGGAACGTCGTCAACCCGGACCAGCTCATCGACGAGTGGGGGGCCGACTCCTTCCGCACGTACCTCATGTTCCTCGGGCCATACGAGGAAGGGGGCGACTACCGTGACGCGGGGATCAGCGGCGTGCGCCGCTTCCTCGACCGGTTGTGGCTGGCGGCCACGCTGGCGACAAGCGACGGCGTGCCGGACGCGATGGTGGTGCGCAAGCTCCACCAGGCCATCGCCAAGGTGACGGGAGACATCCCGAAACTCGGATACAACACGGCGATCGCGGCGCTGATGGAGTACATGAACACGCTGCGAAAAGGCGAGCGCACGCCGCACCGCGCCGAGGTGGAGCCGGTCATCCAGATGATTGCCCCCTTCGCGCCGCACGTGGCCGAGGAGCTGTGGGAACGCTTCGGCCACGGGACGAGCGTCTTTGACAGCGGATGGCCGGCCTTCGACGCCGACCTCGCGCGCGAGGACTCGATCCAGCTCGCGGTGCAGGTCAACGGGAAGCTGCGCGGGACACTCACCGTCGCGCGCGACATCCAGCAAGGCGAGGCCTATGCGGCTGCGCTGGCCGAGCCGGGGATCGCCAGGCACGTCACCGGTGAGCCGAAGAAGGTGGTCTTCGTGCCGGGGCGCCTGCTCAACATCGTGGTCTGA
- a CDS encoding ornithine cyclodeaminase family protein, translated as MVDARTLIVPHADVERLLPMPACIDVMAEALAATARGDALLPLRQVLRLHSGRDAFAVMPAVLGRSIGAKVITVFPGNDATPYESHIGVILYFDDTHGRLLAIIDASSVTAIRTAAVSGLATRLLANPGASRVAILGAGVQGMTHLDAMRAVRDLSHVSLWSRSAERRERFVHWARVHRGVHVQACATAEEAVRSADIICTVTSSREPVLEGQWVAPGAHINAVGASIASSREVDTQGVEQSRLFVDRRESAMHEAGDFLIPRAEGAIDNDHIIGELGELLLGRVTGRTDPAQRTLFKSLGLAVEDVASARFIYERALASNTGMWIELGGLRPDAGERAGG; from the coding sequence ATGGTTGATGCTCGCACGCTGATTGTCCCCCACGCCGACGTGGAACGCCTCCTCCCAATGCCGGCGTGCATCGACGTGATGGCCGAGGCGCTCGCCGCCACCGCGCGTGGCGACGCGCTTCTCCCGTTGCGACAGGTCCTTCGACTGCACTCGGGACGCGACGCGTTCGCCGTGATGCCCGCGGTCCTCGGGCGCTCGATCGGCGCCAAGGTCATCACCGTCTTCCCCGGCAACGACGCGACGCCTTACGAGTCGCATATCGGCGTGATCCTCTACTTCGACGACACGCACGGGCGGCTGCTGGCCATCATCGATGCGAGTTCGGTAACGGCCATCCGCACCGCCGCCGTCTCCGGGCTTGCTACCCGTCTTTTGGCAAATCCCGGTGCCTCGCGCGTCGCCATCCTTGGCGCCGGCGTGCAGGGCATGACGCACCTCGACGCCATGCGCGCGGTGCGCGACCTGTCGCACGTGTCGCTGTGGAGCCGCAGTGCCGAACGGCGCGAGCGCTTCGTGCACTGGGCGCGCGTGCATCGTGGGGTACACGTACAGGCGTGCGCCACCGCCGAGGAGGCCGTGCGAAGCGCAGACATCATCTGCACCGTCACGTCGTCGCGCGAGCCGGTGCTCGAGGGGCAATGGGTCGCGCCGGGAGCGCACATCAATGCCGTGGGCGCGTCGATCGCGTCGTCGCGCGAAGTCGACACGCAGGGCGTCGAGCAGTCACGGCTCTTCGTCGACCGTCGCGAGTCGGCCATGCACGAGGCGGGCGACTTTCTCATTCCGCGCGCGGAAGGCGCGATCGACAACGACCACATAATCGGCGAGCTCGGCGAGCTCCTCCTGGGACGTGTCACCGGTCGCACCGATCCCGCGCAGCGCACGCTCTTCAAGTCGCTTGGCCTGGCCGTGGAAGACGTGGCGAGTGCGCGCTTCATCTACGAGCGCGCCCTGGCGTCGAACACCGGGATGTGGATCGAGCTGGGCGGCCTGCGCCCCGACGCAGGGGAGCGCGCCGGTGGCTGA
- a CDS encoding pyridoxal-phosphate dependent enzyme: MADVDLPPIIPLDAIMAARARLQGTIVRTPVVRLRHDATLPDVRLKLENLQPIGSFKLRGAGNAMRAMPRGSLGDGVWTASAGNMAQGVAWCAREMGVPCLVVVPDHAPETKVRAVERLGARIVRRPFNEWWQLLVDRGSPEFAGRFVHPVSDAEVMAGNATVALEILEDVPDVSAIVVPYGGGGLSCGIASAVRHLAPHVKVYAAEVASAAPLAPALAAGGPVPTAYAPSFVDGIGGRTVLAEMWPLAQALLAGSLVVSLEQVAAAWRLVLERNRVLAEGAGAASVAAALTGTAGDGPLVAVVSGGNIDSSVVVKLLQGELP; this comes from the coding sequence GTGGCTGACGTCGACCTCCCGCCAATCATTCCGCTCGACGCGATCATGGCGGCGCGCGCGCGGCTGCAAGGCACCATTGTGCGAACGCCAGTCGTGCGCCTGCGTCACGATGCGACGCTCCCCGATGTGCGCCTCAAGCTGGAGAACCTCCAGCCCATCGGTTCGTTCAAGCTGCGCGGTGCCGGCAACGCCATGCGCGCCATGCCGCGCGGTTCGTTAGGCGACGGCGTGTGGACGGCCAGCGCGGGGAACATGGCGCAGGGCGTGGCGTGGTGCGCGCGCGAGATGGGCGTCCCCTGCCTCGTCGTCGTTCCCGACCACGCCCCCGAGACCAAGGTGCGCGCCGTGGAGCGGCTGGGAGCTCGCATCGTGCGCCGCCCCTTCAACGAGTGGTGGCAGCTCCTCGTCGACCGAGGGTCGCCGGAGTTCGCGGGGCGCTTCGTGCACCCCGTCTCCGATGCCGAGGTGATGGCCGGCAACGCCACCGTTGCCCTCGAGATCCTGGAGGATGTGCCCGACGTCTCGGCGATTGTCGTGCCGTATGGGGGCGGTGGACTGAGCTGCGGCATTGCGTCGGCGGTGCGTCATCTCGCCCCGCACGTGAAGGTCTACGCCGCCGAAGTGGCGAGCGCGGCACCGCTGGCGCCGGCGCTTGCGGCTGGCGGACCGGTCCCGACGGCGTATGCCCCCTCCTTCGTGGACGGCATCGGCGGTCGCACCGTCCTGGCCGAGATGTGGCCGCTGGCGCAGGCCCTCCTCGCCGGATCGCTCGTCGTGTCGCTGGAACAGGTGGCGGCGGCGTGGCGCCTCGTGCTGGAGCGCAATCGTGTGCTGGCGGAGGGGGCCGGCGCCGCGTCGGTCGCGGCGGCGCTCACCGGAACGGCGGGCGACGGCCCATTGGTGGCCGTTGTGTCGGGAGGGAACATCGACAGCAGCGTCGTGGTGAAGCTGCTGCAAGGCGAGCTGCCATGA
- a CDS encoding MBL fold metallo-hydrolase gives MRRAEGILGAIVTRAARGGGACVLLLAAVLAPDSLAAQGRSTTRPPARTRVVILGTGNPNADPERSGPAVAVVVDDRAYLVDAGPGVVRRAAAAARAGTGALAAERLDLVFLSHLHSDHTVGLTDLIFTPWVLERPGPLRVFGPRGVREMTDHLVAAFAEDIAVRIEGREHANREGYKVRATVVTPGIVYKDDKVTVKAFAVPHGDWKEAFGYRFETPDRVIVISGDTKASRAVVDACNGCDLLVHEVYSTERFATRPARWQEYHRNAHTSTVELARLAIEARAKSLVLYHQLYWGATDDDLLREVRGAGYRGPLASAHDLGVY, from the coding sequence ATGAGGCGTGCGGAAGGGATCCTCGGCGCTATCGTGACGCGCGCCGCACGCGGGGGGGGCGCGTGCGTGTTGCTGCTGGCGGCTGTGCTCGCGCCCGACAGTTTGGCGGCGCAGGGGAGGTCCACGACCAGGCCGCCGGCGCGCACTCGCGTCGTCATCCTGGGAACGGGGAACCCCAACGCCGACCCGGAGCGATCGGGGCCCGCGGTCGCCGTCGTCGTCGACGACCGTGCCTACCTCGTGGATGCCGGTCCGGGCGTGGTGCGGCGCGCGGCGGCGGCGGCGCGCGCCGGAACCGGCGCGCTCGCCGCGGAGCGCCTCGATCTCGTCTTCCTCTCGCACCTGCACTCCGACCACACCGTGGGGCTCACGGACCTCATCTTCACGCCGTGGGTCCTCGAACGCCCCGGCCCGCTGCGCGTGTTTGGTCCCCGCGGTGTGCGCGAGATGACCGACCACCTCGTCGCCGCATTCGCCGAGGACATCGCGGTCCGCATCGAGGGACGCGAGCACGCCAATCGCGAGGGCTACAAGGTGCGCGCCACGGTCGTCACGCCGGGAATCGTCTACAAGGACGACAAGGTGACCGTGAAGGCGTTCGCCGTCCCGCACGGCGACTGGAAGGAGGCGTTTGGTTACCGATTCGAGACGCCCGATCGTGTCATCGTCATCTCGGGAGATACCAAGGCGAGTCGCGCCGTGGTGGACGCGTGCAACGGCTGCGACCTCCTCGTCCACGAGGTGTACTCCACCGAGCGCTTCGCGACACGCCCCGCGCGGTGGCAGGAATACCACCGCAACGCGCACACATCGACCGTGGAGCTTGCGCGCCTGGCCATCGAGGCGCGCGCAAAGTCGCTCGTTCTGTATCATCAGCTGTACTGGGGCGCCACCGACGACGACCTCTTGCGTGAAGTGCGCGGCGCCGGTTATCGCGGGCCACTCGCCTCGGCGCACGACCTGGGCGTCTACTGA
- a CDS encoding PDZ domain-containing protein: MRTRFLSPVLLALVGASSTLAAQSKSTRPTPERDEPRTMARTLMSRVSGDPDRPRLGISIESTGARDTLGVLVAEVTEGGPAEKAGIRKGDRLAAINGVNLRLSAVDAEDEELQGITQRRLTRELSKHAAGDDVELRVVRDGKPLTLKVKTVAARELEPRAITVADMRRADPDRASLGIGLGGSGSKRDTLGILVSSLANDGPAEQAGIEEGDRIAAINGVDLRVAREDVGDWAATSARMRRLTREMEKLKAGDEVELRVYRSGQPRMVKVKTAAARDLERSAQRRFIIGDGAGWDGFSFTVPPVPPMPPLSPLSPHALMAPDVPDRPDAPVAPRAPRFYRFEGDGKGAIHLRSSPRIRAEVR, translated from the coding sequence ATGCGTACCCGATTCCTCTCCCCCGTCCTGCTGGCGCTGGTTGGAGCGTCGTCGACGCTCGCCGCGCAGTCGAAGTCCACGCGCCCGACCCCGGAGCGCGACGAGCCGCGCACCATGGCGCGCACGCTGATGAGTCGCGTTAGTGGCGATCCCGATCGTCCACGACTCGGCATCTCCATCGAATCCACTGGCGCACGCGACACGCTCGGCGTCCTCGTCGCCGAGGTGACCGAGGGCGGCCCCGCTGAGAAGGCGGGGATCCGGAAGGGCGACCGCCTCGCCGCGATCAATGGCGTCAACCTGCGACTCAGCGCCGTCGACGCGGAGGACGAGGAGCTGCAAGGGATCACGCAGCGACGGCTCACCCGCGAACTGTCGAAGCACGCCGCCGGCGACGACGTCGAGCTGCGCGTCGTGCGCGACGGAAAGCCGCTTACACTCAAGGTGAAGACCGTCGCCGCCCGCGAGCTCGAACCGCGCGCCATCACCGTGGCCGACATGCGTCGCGCCGACCCCGATCGCGCATCGCTCGGCATTGGCCTCGGAGGCAGCGGCAGCAAGCGCGACACGTTAGGCATTCTGGTCTCGTCCCTCGCCAACGACGGCCCGGCAGAGCAGGCGGGAATCGAGGAGGGTGACCGCATCGCCGCCATCAACGGCGTCGACCTGCGCGTGGCGCGTGAGGACGTGGGCGACTGGGCGGCGACCAGCGCCAGGATGCGCCGACTCACGCGCGAAATGGAGAAGCTCAAGGCGGGAGACGAGGTGGAACTGCGTGTGTATCGTAGCGGCCAGCCGCGCATGGTGAAGGTGAAGACGGCGGCCGCGCGCGACCTGGAGCGCAGCGCCCAGCGGCGGTTCATCATTGGCGACGGGGCGGGGTGGGACGGGTTCAGCTTCACCGTTCCGCCGGTCCCTCCCATGCCTCCGCTCTCGCCGCTCTCGCCGCACGCCCTCATGGCTCCCGACGTACCGGACCGACCGGATGCGCCGGTAGCTCCAAGGGCGCCGCGCTTCTACCGGTTTGAGGGTGATGGGAAGGGAGCGATTCACCTGCGCAGCTCGCCGCGGATCAGGGCCGAGGTGAGGTAG